The following is a genomic window from Bacteroidia bacterium.
TCGACTCGTCCGCGTCGGCGGGCAGGAGACCGTGCTTCTTGAAGAGGTTGTAAAGCTGCTTGGCCATTGGGGGTCCTTCGTTGAGTTTTAGCGACCGGAGCCGCGAGGTACATGATGCAAGATCGCCGGGTGGCGAAACGAAATCATGTTGCATGCGCATGCAACATTTTTTTCATCGAGGAGCGAGCGAGATTGCCCTTGAGACCTTGCGCGGAGCGCAAGGTCTCAAGGCCATCCGGGCCGCAATCTCGGAGAACACACGGGGGGCCTCGGAATTTGCTTGGTAACACGTTGATAAGCCCACTCCGGCCCGCTCCGCTCCCGAGAACGACCCGTTGGACCCTAAAAACGATCGCCCCGCAGAAACGCTCTATGACCGCCGGAGGCACCATGCCCTTTACATCCCCGGATTTACTCAAAACCACGCTCGGCGAAAGCGCCGTCGCCTCGTTCGTCGCGGCAAAGCCCGATGTGCTCGAAGCGCTGATCACTACCGCCGATTCCGTCATGACCACCGCGTCCGGCATCGAAGCGCCCGACGATCCGGCCGCGCAAACCGGCAACGAGCAAATGCTGCTCTACGCCGCCTGGATCGTGAGCTACCTCATGCTGCCGCATCTCGGAATACGCGACGACGACGAGGTATCCCGCCGCCGCGCCAACTACGACCGCGCCGTGCGCGAGCTCAAGGATCTGCGCGGCCGCCCGACGGCGCCCGGCTTCACGCGCCCCACGGCGCAATACGCCACCACCGAACGCACCGGAGAAATACTGTGACCAACCCGCAAGACTTTATCGACATGGCCGAGGCCATAGCCCAAGCCCTCGCGGACGCCGCAACCGAGATCGGCATCACAACCGCCGAACTCCGCTTCGAAGGGCAGGGCGTGGACATGGTCGCGCCGGGCATCATCGTCATGTTCTCCCCGCCCGCCGCGCCCGACGCCGCGCGCGGCCTGCCGCAATTCCAGTCGTGGGAGCTCACGCTCTTCGTGTGCGCCTCCGCCAAAGCCACCGTCGCGCACGCGGCGGTGGAGGCAATGACCATCGCGCAAAAAGCGCACATGATCCTCCGCGCCTGGCGCGGAATGCTCGAACTCAACGCCGCCGAGCCCTTCGCCTTCGTGCGCGCGCTTCCAGACAACTTCATCTGCGCGGTGAACTATGACGTCCCCTTCAGCCTCTTCCCGTAAAGCAAAGTCCGCGCCGAAAAAACCGTCGAAGGCCGCGTCCAAGCCGGAGCCCATGGACCCAAAGCAAAAACGCGCGCCCAAAATGCCCGGCAAGCTCCGCACGGGAGAGGAACGCCGCCCGGGCCGCCCCCGCAACGACGGCAAGCCCCCGCGCAAAGTGCGCAAGCCGCTGCCCATCAAGGTCCGGCGCGAAATAAAAATCATGCTCGACGAAGGCAAGCCGATTTCGCAAATCAAGCTGCGCTTCAAACGCTACGATCCGACGGACGCCCAGATAAATGGCATCAAATACGGACGCACCAAAACCGTTAAGACGCCCCGCAGCGATTCGCACGATTCGCCCGTCGGAGCCGACGCGCCCATCCGCAAGTCCAACGATGCCGTCGCGCTCATCCGCGACGGCCTGGTCGAAGCGCTCAACCAGCTCGCCGTCCGCACGCGCGTTACTCCCGAAGATCGCATCGAACTGCTCAAGGATGCGTCGCTCGTCAACCAACGCACAACGCGCGCATCGCTCGTCAACAGCATGGGCCGTCGCGACGCCGAAGTGATCCTGGAAATCATCCGTATGTACGAAGCCAACGCCACCGAGGAAGAGGCCATCGCGATTTACAAACAGGCGGTGGACATCGTCAAACGGAGGTCCGATGCGGAGTGACTTCGGACATCTTGACGAGTCGTTCTCCCAACTCGCCGAAGATCTGCGCCTCCGCGCGCTCTACTCCCATGCGGCTCCATGGAGCGCGGCGGAAGGAGCCCGCACCGCAGTCGAAGAGCGGCGCCGCGCGGCCAAAGCCCCGGGCGGCTTCTGGAAGTTCGACCAGTGGTACTTCCCGCCCGAAGCCTACGACGGCCAGTACGCCCGGCCCAACAAACACTTTCACGGCGCCGTCGTGGCCGCCACGGAAAAAACCGGACGCGAGTGCACACTCATCCTCGGACCGCACGACCATGCCAAGAGCGCCTTCGTCTACAAGCGCATCGTACACGCCCTCGTCACCGGCGAGCGGCACTTCATCGGCCTGGTCTCCGAAACGCTCGATACCCCGCGCTCCATCGTCGCGGCCATCGCCGGGTTCATCCAACGCAACGAACGCCTCCGGCACGACTATCCGGACATCGAACTCCTCACCGCGTCCGCCGAAGAGCTGTGCGTGCGTACCCGCGACTCCCGCCAGTCCTGGATAAAGTGCTTTTCCGAATGGCGCTCACCGCGCGGCCGCAACGTGGACTTCTTCCAAAGGTTCGACCTCATCTGCGTCGAGGATCTGGAAAATCAGATGTCCGCGCTCGACGAAGACGCGGTGCTGCGCCGCCGCCGCAAACTCGGCGAGTATCAGGCCGCGCTGGCCGAGGACGGCTGCCTGGTGATGACCGCGAATAATTTCGCCGAGGAATGCGTCGCTAACCGCATGCTCGCGGAGTACCGCGCGGGCACGCTCGATGCGTCGTGGACGGTCCATTGCTTCGTCGCTTGGAAAGACGCGGGCGACGGCTCGAGCAACCGCCGCACCGGACCGCTCTGGCCCGAGCGCTTTCCCGCGTCTTCGGAGGCCGAGCTGCGCGGGCTGCTCAAACCCATGGACGATGACACCTGGGAAGGCAGCTTCCAGCAGCGCCCGCGCAAGCCCACCGGATTTTACTTCCTCTCGCAACATTACGCCGAGTGGAACGGCCTGCCCGCGGACCTCGTCGCGCTCGTGTGGTGCGATCCCAACCTCGCGCTCAAATCCCAGGGCGACACCACCGCCATGCACGCGCTGGCCTACTCCCGCGCAACGGCCCGGAAATACGTGCTCTACCCGCGCTGCCGCTCCTTCGGCGACAGCAACGAGCTGCTGGCCGCATACATGCGCATCGTCGCGCAGCTCTACGACAACCGCATGCCCGTCACCGCCCTCGGCTTCGACGGCAACGTGTCGCAGGAGTCGCACTGGACCAATCACCTGCGCAATTACGCGCGCGAGGCCCGCATACCCACGCCGCGCATCGAGTTCCGCAAGTACTCCGTTTCCGACATCGCCAAGAATACGCAAATGGAGTTCAACCGAGGCGGCTTCCTCTTCCCGCCCGGCTTCGCCAAAACGGAAGAGGGCATCCGCTATACCGCGCAGCTCTGGAGCTTCTCGGGCAAAAAGCGATCGGGCCGCAAAGACGACGCGCCCGACGCCCTGATCTGCGCAAACGAATTTCTCTACGACCTCGGCTACGGCTCGCGGCCCGTGGGCGCAAGCGAGTATCACTCCGTGCGCAAACGGCGGCTCGGACCGCTCGATAAATTTTAAGGACCCATTATGGCGTATCAACATCCCGGCCTCCGCAACAACGCGCTGCCCAACGTCCGGCACCTCAAAGCCGCCATCCGCTCGGCGGACGATCCCAATCCCCGCACGCGCGACATCCGCCCGCTCGTCGCCATCTGCACCGCGCTGCCGCAGGCGGATCCGGACATCCTCGGCTTCATGCAAACACGCCGCCTCAACCTGCTCTCTTGGCCCCGGGCGCGTGGAGGCTCCCCCACGCCGGGCGGCACGAGCGCCGAGGCCCGCGAGCTGCAACGCGCCGCCGACATCGAAACCCGCATCCGCGAGTGCGGCATCACCTCCGAATTCGACGCCGTGGCAAACGCCCTCTACTTCGGTCACACCGGTATCGAACTCGCCTGGAGCACCGCCGTGGACGGCGCGCACCGCATCGAACGCTACGAGCTTATCGACGCCGTGGACCTCCATCCCGACGCCGCGTCCATCACCGGATACAGCCGCGTCACCTACGCGCGCCCCGACGACGACAAGATGATTCTCGTGCCATACGCCGCCCGGGAGAATCTGCTGCTCGCCACCTACAACCCCATGAAGGGCGGCAAGGCACTGTACTATGGCGGACTGCTGCGTTCGGTGATCTGGCACACCATGCTCAAGCACGGTAACCTGTACGACTGGGCGCGCTTCAACGAAAAGTTCGGCGATCCGCCCGTCATCGCCCGTTATCCCGTGGGAGCCCAGGCGCCGGACATCGCCGTGGTGTTCGAGTTCCTCCGCCTCCTGGCGCAGGACTCCGCCGCCGCGATACCCGACGACGTCAAGATCGACATCATAGACGCGCTCAAGTCCGGCGCCAATATCGAAACCTTCGACCGCTTTATCGACCGCATCTCCAGCAAGCAGGAGCGCATTCTCCTCGGTCAGGACGTGGTCAACAAAACCACCGAAGTCGGTTCCAACGCCAAGTCGCAGGAGGCCAACAAAACAACCGCCAACTACAACTTCGCCGACATCGAGCTCTTTCAGACCTGGCTCTCCGAGCAGGTGGTGGCGGCGGACTACCGCCTCAACTACGGCGTCCCCCCGCGCGGACAGTACCCGCGCTTCCGCATCGTCACCGACGAGGGCGAAGACTACGAGCGCAACGCCCGCATCATCGAGCGGCTCGACGGCGCCGGGTGGGACCTCGATCCCGACGAGATCCAGCGCAAAACCGGCTTCACCGTCAAACGCAAACCCGCCGCCCCCGATCTGGACGCCGCGTTCTGATGGCCGAGGCCGAACTCAATATCGCCGCCCGCGTCATAAGCCGCGCCCTGCTCATCAACCTGGGCACAGCCGCGCTGTATATCATCAAAGAGCGCACCCTCCGCGGCCAGTTCCTTCCCGGCTCCACCGGCTCGGGCCGGTACAGCACCACGCCCATGCCCCTGCCGCTCGGAGCGCTGCCCGCTCGGGCGCGCGGCAAGCGGGCGCTCGCGCAGCTCGTGGCGTCGGGCGAGGCGCGCCTGTTTACCAGCATGCGCAGCCGCCGCGCATGGATCGTGCTGCAAGGGGGTTACGCCAAGTTCCGCGAGCTCGCGGGCCGCGAGTCCGACCGCGTCACACTCAATTGGTCCGGCCAGATGATGCGCAACCTCAAAATCACGCGCGTCTCGGCCCGTGAGTTTACCGTCGAGCTCGGCTTCACCGAGGGCCGCGCCCGGCGCCTGGCATCGTATCACAACGAACTCGGCGCGGGCAAGTCCCGCACGACGCACAAGTTCCTCGGCCTCACCGCGCAAGAGGTTTCGCGCCTCGCGTCCGATGCGCAGGCGGCCATTCAATACCAACAGTAGGGAGTTTTTTTCCATGTCGCTTTCCGATATAAAGGATAGCGTAGGCCGCTATCGCGCCTCGCACCCGGGCGCTAAATCGGTGTGCAAGCAAGCCAGCCCGCAAGCGGACGGCACGTTCAAATGCGTGTTCAACTGGCTCGAACGTGGGCGCGAAACCGCCGTCGAGCACGGCACCTTTCCGCCCCACGAAAAGTCCGCCTTTTACCAGTGGGCGAGGTACGCATTATGACGCGCCGCTCAGCCATCGCCCTCAACTGCTACCCGGAGCCAGACTCGAAGGCGCCGGATATCGTCTTCTTTGTCGGTCCGGGATGCCTGGACTTCAGCTCCCAGCTCTCCGGGCAGGACTTGATCTTCAGGGGCCTCGGCGGTCCGCTGCGCAGCGCCATCGCGCTCTGGAACGCCATCGTCTCACGCAAAGTCACCGACGAGCAGCGCATAGGCAACCGCATGCAGAACATCGCAAGCCGCTGCCTGGACGCGCTCCACTGCAAGTCCGTCGAAATCACCTGGCTCTTCCCCGACGATCTCCCGCTCGGTGCGCAAC
Proteins encoded in this region:
- a CDS encoding DUF935 domain-containing protein: MAYQHPGLRNNALPNVRHLKAAIRSADDPNPRTRDIRPLVAICTALPQADPDILGFMQTRRLNLLSWPRARGGSPTPGGTSAEARELQRAADIETRIRECGITSEFDAVANALYFGHTGIELAWSTAVDGAHRIERYELIDAVDLHPDAASITGYSRVTYARPDDDKMILVPYAARENLLLATYNPMKGGKALYYGGLLRSVIWHTMLKHGNLYDWARFNEKFGDPPVIARYPVGAQAPDIAVVFEFLRLLAQDSAAAIPDDVKIDIIDALKSGANIETFDRFIDRISSKQERILLGQDVVNKTTEVGSNAKSQEANKTTANYNFADIELFQTWLSEQVVAADYRLNYGVPPRGQYPRFRIVTDEGEDYERNARIIERLDGAGWDLDPDEIQRKTGFTVKRKPAAPDLDAAF